The Sulfurospirillum halorespirans DSM 13726 genome has a window encoding:
- a CDS encoding response regulator transcription factor — protein sequence MKLLVLEDNERLANLIVEALEQKKYHVDLFSDGKLALEAIDNGYDCFILDINVPGMDGLSLLKEIRTMDNATPAIIISANVELDTIQEAYSKGCDEYLKKPFYMYELETKIERLCKPKICLVALPDGFTYSMEHEQLVDGSGEEVKLAKKEILLLNLFTKNLNKNISFERIEQYVWGGELTTTENIRALVKRLRKKLPEDTIENQGGIGYRLNYEH from the coding sequence ATGAAACTATTGGTCTTAGAGGACAATGAACGCTTAGCCAATCTGATTGTCGAAGCATTAGAGCAAAAAAAATACCATGTCGATCTTTTTAGCGATGGCAAACTTGCCCTCGAAGCCATCGACAATGGGTATGACTGCTTTATCCTTGACATCAACGTTCCAGGCATGGATGGGCTCAGCCTTCTTAAAGAGATTCGCACGATGGATAATGCCACGCCTGCCATTATCATCAGCGCCAACGTTGAACTCGACACCATCCAAGAAGCGTACAGCAAAGGATGCGATGAATACCTCAAGAAACCGTTTTACATGTACGAATTAGAGACCAAGATAGAGCGGCTCTGTAAACCCAAAATCTGCCTAGTTGCGCTACCCGATGGCTTTACGTATTCTATGGAGCACGAACAGTTAGTTGATGGTAGCGGCGAAGAGGTTAAGCTGGCTAAAAAAGAGATTCTTCTTCTGAATCTCTTTACAAAAAATCTCAATAAAAACATCTCGTTTGAACGCATTGAACAGTATGTTTGGGGTGGAGAGCTAACCACCACAGAGAATATTCGAGCCCTAGTCAAGCGGCTTCGTAAAAAACTTCCTGAAGATACCATTGAAAATCAAGGTGGCATCGGATACCGTCTCAATTATGAACATTAA
- a CDS encoding MFS transporter, with protein sequence MKIKVASDTVSIMNIKAFFATREQLLYLFAAAVPIAFTAWNSLLNNFAIESAQFDGEKIGLLQSIREVPGLLAFSIVFVLLIFRQQNAAYLSLFLLGLGTLLTGFFPTTLGLYTTTLIMSVGFHYLETLNNSLSLQWIDTKNAPSFLGKLSAIRSFIGLATLATLYVLMKFFNVGYVGIYVLSGGLTMFLALVAWLGFEHFKDDVLQETKLFMRKKYWIFYVLTFLAGARRQIVVVFAGFLLVEKFHFTVENMVLLLITNTVLNMIFAPYAGKLIERFGEKLSLRIEYLSIVLIFILYGLVQSQSMAVSLYILDNLFFTIAIALKTYFQKIADPKDIAITSGVGFTINHIAAVFLPFTLGIVWIYSHSAVFFIGAAIAVVSFVLTFFIAKKEQGCVYM encoded by the coding sequence TTGAAAATCAAGGTGGCATCGGATACCGTCTCAATTATGAACATTAAAGCCTTTTTTGCCACACGCGAACAACTGCTCTACTTATTTGCAGCAGCCGTTCCGATCGCTTTTACTGCATGGAATTCGCTTCTGAATAACTTTGCCATTGAATCCGCGCAATTTGATGGCGAAAAAATCGGTCTGCTTCAAAGCATTCGTGAGGTTCCTGGACTTTTAGCCTTTAGTATCGTCTTTGTTTTGCTCATCTTTCGTCAGCAAAATGCGGCATATCTTTCTCTGTTTCTTCTGGGGCTTGGTACACTTTTGACGGGTTTTTTCCCTACGACACTGGGGCTTTACACCACAACGCTGATTATGTCTGTTGGCTTTCACTACTTAGAAACGCTCAATAACTCGCTCAGTCTGCAATGGATCGACACGAAAAATGCTCCCTCTTTTTTGGGTAAACTCTCAGCCATTCGCTCCTTTATTGGGCTTGCAACATTAGCCACTCTGTATGTGCTGATGAAATTTTTTAATGTCGGCTATGTCGGTATTTACGTGCTCAGCGGTGGCTTGACGATGTTTTTAGCCCTTGTCGCATGGCTGGGATTTGAGCATTTTAAAGACGATGTACTGCAAGAGACCAAACTCTTTATGCGCAAAAAATATTGGATCTTTTACGTGTTAACATTTTTAGCAGGGGCACGTCGTCAGATTGTCGTTGTCTTTGCAGGTTTTTTACTTGTTGAGAAATTTCACTTTACGGTCGAAAACATGGTGCTTTTACTCATTACCAATACCGTGTTAAATATGATTTTCGCCCCTTATGCGGGTAAGCTGATTGAACGTTTTGGTGAAAAACTCTCGTTACGCATCGAATATCTGAGCATTGTTCTCATTTTTATCCTGTATGGTTTGGTACAATCACAAAGTATGGCGGTGTCACTTTACATTTTAGACAATCTCTTTTTTACGATTGCCATCGCCCTGAAGACCTATTTTCAAAAAATAGCCGATCCCAAAGATATTGCGATCACTTCAGGTGTTGGTTTTACGATTAACCATATTGCGGCGGTTTTTCTGCCTTTTACGTTGGGTATCGTTTGGATTTACTCGCACAGCGCAGTCTTTTTCATAGGGGCTGCCATTGCGGTGGTTTCGTTTGTTTTGACATTTTTTATTGCTAAAAAGGAGCAGGGTTGCGTTTACATGTAA
- a CDS encoding SixA phosphatase family protein: MKKIYLIRHAKSSWKDTILDDFERPLNSRGKRDVVFMGRRLKMFNVMPDLIYASPAKRAERTAKELAREVDYDKKKIKSVDSLYESSYEKYLELIHATDDKYESIFIIAHNPTITEVGERLSGAILSNIPTCAIVCISFDVHSFKEICEESGHILFFDYPKKHLKD, translated from the coding sequence ATGAAAAAAATTTATTTAATCAGACATGCCAAATCAAGCTGGAAAGATACAATCCTAGATGATTTTGAAAGACCCCTCAATAGTCGCGGTAAACGTGATGTTGTCTTTATGGGAAGACGTTTAAAGATGTTTAATGTCATGCCAGATCTTATCTATGCCAGTCCTGCGAAAAGAGCGGAGAGAACGGCGAAAGAGCTCGCACGTGAGGTTGATTATGATAAGAAAAAAATTAAAAGTGTGGATTCCCTTTATGAAAGCTCATATGAGAAGTATCTTGAGCTGATTCATGCGACCGATGACAAATATGAGTCCATTTTCATCATCGCACACAATCCTACCATCACGGAAGTAGGAGAGCGCCTTAGTGGAGCCATTTTGAGCAATATCCCTACATGCGCAATTGTCTGCATCAGCTTTGATGTGCACAGCTTCAAAGAGATCTGCGAAGAGAGCGGTCACATCCTCTTTTTTGACTACCCCAAAAAACACCTCAAAGATTAA
- a CDS encoding magnesium transporter CorA family protein, whose translation MKNLFEKVDSFHLSDIKNPTHPSIFIEESAYDILILVLPYKEGKHLKMESHAFVFDHESYYYFDKQKAEFVNFETMQRVYEFLNEKTNHVMKLVASIHESIDLMEEALYDNANFSNFMHYWLSNKKDLSRIQRVLTLGDEVLSQFIETYLKAEDFLAIHFQDIHEHIGRTNRSALLATDKLNNLYNFYTSRSNEKMNRTIYLLTILSGIFLPLHFVAGYFGMNSQGLPFSDIAYGTSLVTLIMASCAVAMAGLILFLKKRL comes from the coding sequence ATGAAAAATCTTTTTGAAAAAGTCGACAGTTTCCACTTATCGGATATAAAAAACCCTACACATCCTTCTATTTTTATTGAAGAATCTGCGTATGATATTTTGATTTTAGTGCTTCCCTATAAAGAGGGGAAACACCTAAAAATGGAGTCGCATGCGTTTGTGTTTGACCATGAATCGTACTACTATTTTGATAAACAAAAAGCTGAATTTGTCAATTTTGAGACGATGCAACGCGTGTATGAATTTTTAAATGAAAAGACCAATCATGTCATGAAATTGGTTGCTTCGATCCACGAAAGTATTGATCTGATGGAAGAAGCGCTGTACGATAATGCCAATTTTTCAAACTTTATGCACTATTGGCTTTCCAATAAAAAAGATCTAAGCCGCATTCAAAGAGTACTCACCTTGGGCGATGAGGTGCTCAGTCAATTTATTGAGACGTATCTTAAAGCAGAGGATTTTCTAGCGATTCATTTTCAAGATATTCACGAACACATCGGACGAACCAACCGCTCAGCGCTTCTTGCGACCGATAAACTAAACAACTTGTATAACTTCTACACCAGTCGTAGCAATGAAAAGATGAACCGCACGATCTACCTTTTGACGATTCTCTCAGGCATTTTCTTGCCTCTGCATTTTGTGGCAGGCTACTTTGGCATGAACAGCCAAGGACTGCCTTTTAGTGATATTGCGTATGGTACGAGCTTGGTAACGCTGATTATGGCAAGTTGTGCTGTCGCGATGGCTGGGTTGATTCTCTTTTTGAAAAAGAGACTCTAG
- a CDS encoding tyrosine-type recombinase/integrase, producing MRYKVDVKENFEQSLLFWLDRFIKSKLTSLSNRHVEENAKLSAIIGSLNHGSESMDDLKNLAKEARNIGLIGINLFINPLEKFYHYLTPMKLGSLKEIDEELLSEFLASQTGSLSDATKKNYRIALLGLFKFIDKQNEDESGSSYQFRIELKNWGGLGGRKGEKLPAHMYKEELTRFFKAIEETEFKPYAQAKNRLLIKLILYTGMRVSEALGMRLKDMVKDGEYYVFQIRGKGNKPRTAMVKVENIAHDLEEWMGYRSNESMLLFQSRTGKPLTQAYVSYIMDKMLLHAGIRKEKNGAHMLRHTFATLLYQKNHDLILVQEALGHADLNTSRIYTHFDKERLKIAADTMDGME from the coding sequence ATGCGCTACAAGGTGGATGTGAAAGAGAATTTTGAGCAGAGCTTGCTTTTTTGGCTGGATCGTTTTATCAAGTCAAAACTCACCTCTCTTTCCAACCGCCATGTCGAAGAAAATGCCAAACTCTCCGCTATTATCGGTTCGCTCAACCATGGAAGCGAAAGCATGGATGATCTCAAAAATCTTGCCAAGGAAGCGCGCAATATTGGGTTGATTGGGATCAACCTTTTTATCAATCCCTTAGAAAAATTTTACCATTACCTCACTCCTATGAAACTAGGCTCTTTAAAAGAGATCGATGAGGAGCTGTTGAGTGAATTTTTAGCGTCTCAGACAGGTTCACTCTCCGATGCGACGAAAAAGAACTATCGGATTGCCCTGCTGGGGCTTTTTAAATTCATCGACAAACAAAACGAAGATGAGAGTGGCAGTTCGTATCAGTTTCGCATTGAGCTTAAAAACTGGGGCGGACTTGGTGGGCGCAAAGGCGAGAAGCTACCTGCACACATGTACAAAGAGGAACTTACCCGTTTTTTCAAAGCGATCGAAGAGACCGAGTTTAAGCCTTATGCCCAAGCCAAAAACAGGCTTTTGATCAAACTCATCCTTTATACGGGCATGCGTGTGAGCGAAGCGTTGGGGATGCGGCTGAAAGATATGGTCAAAGATGGAGAGTATTACGTCTTTCAGATTCGGGGAAAAGGCAATAAACCCAGAACAGCGATGGTTAAAGTAGAAAACATCGCGCATGATTTGGAAGAGTGGATGGGGTATCGAAGCAATGAAAGTATGCTGTTGTTTCAAAGTCGTACAGGAAAGCCTTTGACGCAAGCGTATGTGAGCTACATCATGGATAAAATGCTGCTTCATGCGGGTATTCGCAAAGAGAAAAACGGTGCACACATGCTTCGCCACACCTTTGCCACCCTGCTCTACCAAAAAAATCACGACCTGATTTTGGTGCAAGAAGCCCTCGGACATGCGGATCTCAATACATCACGTATTTATACCCATTTCGATAAAGAACGTCTTAAAATTGCAGCAGATACAATGGATGGTATGGAATGA
- the tgt gene encoding tRNA guanosine(34) transglycosylase Tgt has product MEFQIDKTDGSARACTIKTAHSTIQTPVFMPVGTVGSVKSLDAVDMSEMLGAQIILGNTYHLYLRPNDEVIKHFGGLHGFTKFPNSFLTDSGGFQAFSLSDISKADVNGIMFKSHIDGSSHYFTPEKVLDIQYNFNSDIMMILDDLVALPATKERIALSIKRTTDWAQRAITYHKQKQSEGIGLHQNIFAIIQGGTDKEFRQISANELCALPFDGFAIGGLSVGESNALMYETVEFVTPLMPKDKPRYLMGVGTPEDLVENVERGVDMFDCVMPTRNARNGSLFTSFGKISIKNAKFQRDEAPLDPECECFTCKHYSRGYLHHLFRAKELTYFRLASIHNLHYYLTLMKQMRQAILKGEFKAFKAEFYAKRAK; this is encoded by the coding sequence ATGGAATTTCAGATAGATAAAACCGATGGAAGTGCACGTGCATGTACGATAAAAACGGCACACAGCACCATCCAAACCCCTGTATTTATGCCCGTTGGAACAGTGGGCAGTGTGAAAAGCTTAGACGCTGTCGATATGAGCGAAATGCTTGGAGCTCAGATAATCTTAGGCAATACATACCATCTTTACCTTCGCCCGAACGATGAAGTGATCAAACATTTTGGTGGGCTTCATGGCTTTACCAAATTTCCGAACAGTTTTTTAACCGATAGCGGTGGATTTCAAGCCTTTAGCTTAAGTGACATCTCCAAAGCCGATGTCAATGGCATTATGTTTAAAAGCCACATCGATGGTTCATCGCACTACTTTACACCAGAGAAGGTGCTCGATATTCAGTACAATTTCAACTCTGACATTATGATGATCTTGGACGATCTTGTAGCCCTTCCTGCTACAAAAGAGCGCATCGCGCTTTCCATCAAACGCACAACCGATTGGGCACAGCGTGCCATAACGTATCATAAACAAAAACAGTCTGAGGGGATTGGTCTGCATCAAAATATCTTTGCGATCATTCAAGGTGGAACCGATAAAGAGTTCCGTCAAATCAGTGCGAATGAACTCTGCGCCCTACCCTTTGATGGGTTTGCCATTGGGGGTCTTAGTGTGGGGGAAAGCAATGCGTTGATGTATGAAACGGTTGAGTTTGTAACGCCTTTAATGCCTAAAGATAAACCACGTTATTTGATGGGTGTTGGAACACCTGAAGATTTGGTCGAAAACGTTGAGCGAGGGGTGGATATGTTTGATTGTGTGATGCCTACACGCAATGCACGCAACGGTTCACTTTTTACCTCGTTTGGTAAAATCAGCATCAAAAATGCGAAGTTTCAACGTGATGAGGCACCGCTTGATCCTGAGTGTGAATGCTTTACATGTAAACACTATTCAAGGGGTTATTTGCACCACCTCTTCCGTGCCAAAGAGCTGACCTATTTTAGACTGGCGTCGATCCACAACTTGCATTACTACCTCACATTGATGAAACAGATGCGTCAGGCGATTTTAAAAGGTGAATTTAAAGCCTTTAAAGCAGAATTTTACGCCAAGCGAGCCAAATAA
- a CDS encoding COG3400 family protein, with amino-acid sequence MKKILIIADGILAKQFLEKVMETEAGENSYTIVTYKEETLPKKRPENFKFFEFDPTSYEKLAIVLNEQFFQVMIMMSNELDVKATYTNIRRVDGKVRIVIMDRWDLKIEDKRLLMLNSREILASRFTDHLPNTPIVAQNIGLGIGEIMEVSVPVGSSYAYRHLASIEQSRWKIAAVYRSNTLILPRPALMLLPNDLLLLVGDPKVLQSVFKSIKRELGQFPSPFGSSIYCLIDMLRMSDKEIDVLLNDALLLHSKLNSNKLHVKIINPTYSKALDKVKSYSNHHINVMIDYFETNPRKALRDDTESMDIGLIVVMNRFFQKNKRTLYKTKLPIFKMGKQGFASLNQGVVLSNDAHEIEQESSVIFDVATQLSLDLKLYSYNPDHESEKNSLIEHFDNLSKIFGREVDVIQSDKNPLVKLRHKDNILQFLPFSPKILETNILSIFSTDMEKLHFKLADNYQLFIPINA; translated from the coding sequence ATGAAAAAAATTTTAATTATCGCTGATGGCATTCTAGCAAAACAATTTTTAGAAAAGGTTATGGAAACCGAGGCTGGAGAGAATAGCTACACCATTGTGACCTATAAAGAAGAGACTTTACCTAAAAAGCGCCCTGAAAACTTTAAATTTTTTGAATTTGACCCAACCAGTTACGAAAAACTCGCCATCGTCCTCAATGAACAATTTTTCCAAGTGATGATTATGATGTCCAATGAACTTGACGTGAAAGCCACCTACACGAACATCAGGCGTGTGGATGGCAAAGTGCGTATCGTCATTATGGATAGATGGGATTTAAAGATCGAAGATAAACGTCTTTTGATGCTCAACTCTCGCGAGATCCTTGCCTCTCGTTTTACCGACCACCTTCCTAACACGCCGATTGTCGCACAAAACATCGGTCTGGGCATTGGTGAAATTATGGAAGTTTCGGTGCCTGTGGGAAGCTCTTACGCGTACCGTCATCTTGCCTCCATCGAGCAGAGCAGGTGGAAAATCGCAGCGGTGTATCGCTCCAACACGCTCATTCTCCCACGTCCTGCGCTCATGCTCTTACCCAACGATCTTTTGTTGCTTGTGGGCGATCCTAAGGTGTTGCAGAGTGTCTTTAAAAGTATCAAGCGTGAGCTGGGTCAGTTTCCTTCGCCGTTTGGTAGCAGTATCTACTGTTTGATCGACATGTTGCGCATGAGTGACAAAGAGATCGATGTGCTTCTCAATGACGCGCTGTTACTGCACTCAAAACTGAACAGCAATAAGTTACATGTAAAGATTATTAACCCAACCTATTCTAAAGCACTCGATAAGGTCAAAAGCTACAGCAACCACCACATCAACGTCATGATCGACTACTTTGAGACCAATCCACGTAAAGCACTCAGAGACGATACCGAGAGCATGGATATTGGGTTGATTGTTGTGATGAACCGCTTTTTTCAAAAGAACAAACGCACTCTGTATAAAACCAAACTGCCTATCTTCAAAATGGGAAAACAGGGCTTTGCAAGCCTCAATCAAGGCGTTGTGTTAAGCAATGACGCGCATGAAATCGAACAAGAGTCTTCCGTCATTTTTGACGTCGCAACCCAACTCTCACTCGATCTCAAACTCTACTCCTACAATCCTGACCATGAGAGTGAGAAAAACAGCCTTATTGAGCACTTTGATAACCTCTCTAAGATCTTTGGTCGCGAAGTCGATGTCATCCAAAGCGACAAAAACCCACTGGTAAAACTGCGTCATAAAGATAATATTTTGCAGTTTTTACCGTTCAGTCCCAAAATTTTGGAAACCAATATCCTCTCGATTTTCTCAACCGATATGGAAAAATTACACTTTAAACTTGCCGACAATTACCAGCTATTCATCCCAATCAATGCATAA
- the aroB gene encoding 3-dehydroquinate synthase: MHVNVVLNKTTSKDYSVIIDPLEKRVFDTKVMIVTNTTVAALHLSSLQTRIEAKELHTLILPDGEMYKNFESLNLILNACFEHRLDRKSILIAFGGGVIGDMTGFAASIYQRGIDFIQIPTTLLAQVDASVGGKTGINNDYGKNLIGSFWQPRAVYCDSAFLKTLPKREFAAGVAEIIKMAVTFDKAFFEWLESHDLFDEDNLKMAIHKSISIKADVVSQDETEQGIRAVLNYGHTFAHVIENQTHYTTYLHGEAVAIGIMMANALAQKLGLLSHEEMLRIQALLEHYALPTHYNIDDLETFYDAFFLDKKSANDTITFILAKGIGGHVMRNNIPKETVLEALKDLHA; the protein is encoded by the coding sequence ATGCACGTCAATGTTGTCTTAAACAAAACCACTTCAAAAGATTACAGTGTCATTATTGACCCATTAGAAAAACGCGTCTTTGATACCAAAGTGATGATCGTCACCAACACCACAGTAGCAGCACTTCACCTCTCAAGCCTTCAAACACGCATTGAGGCGAAAGAGCTTCACACACTCATTCTTCCCGATGGCGAAATGTATAAAAACTTTGAGAGTCTGAACCTCATTTTAAACGCCTGCTTTGAGCACCGATTGGATCGCAAATCCATTTTGATCGCTTTTGGCGGTGGCGTCATTGGCGATATGACAGGTTTTGCCGCTTCGATCTATCAGCGAGGCATTGATTTTATTCAGATTCCTACCACACTTTTAGCTCAAGTCGATGCCAGTGTAGGTGGCAAAACGGGCATTAACAACGACTATGGCAAAAATCTTATCGGCTCATTTTGGCAACCACGCGCCGTGTATTGCGATAGCGCATTTCTTAAAACCTTGCCCAAACGTGAATTTGCAGCGGGTGTAGCGGAGATCATCAAAATGGCAGTCACGTTTGATAAAGCCTTTTTTGAGTGGTTGGAAAGCCATGATCTGTTTGATGAAGATAATCTCAAGATGGCGATTCATAAAAGTATCTCCATTAAAGCTGACGTCGTTTCACAAGACGAGACAGAGCAGGGCATACGCGCGGTGTTAAACTACGGACACACCTTTGCCCATGTCATCGAGAACCAAACCCATTACACGACTTATTTGCACGGTGAAGCCGTTGCAATTGGGATCATGATGGCAAATGCACTCGCCCAAAAACTAGGTCTTTTAAGCCACGAAGAGATGTTGCGCATTCAAGCACTTCTTGAGCATTATGCGCTTCCAACCCACTATAACATCGACGATTTAGAGACATTTTACGATGCTTTCTTCTTAGATAAAAAAAGTGCCAACGACACAATTACTTTTATTTTAGCCAAGGGAATTGGCGGTCATGTGATGCGAAATAACATCCCAAAAGAGACCGTTCTTGAAGCGCTAAAGGATCTTCATGCCTAA
- a CDS encoding mechanosensitive ion channel domain-containing protein: MPKKILWLIFLTCNLLLAETNTTSKLEESIKTEALRQKITAIDEAIKDNLWFKRYGNYLSYQKLIEELSTVDAEVKKIKNAKDKASIEKRERLVSKQESLEKQIELLQEFKNSPFSKMVESIELESYPKITNPFAIISALSYIKKIKQESADYHARIDRLDFLVGKLREKLALIEEINQIEPIITNEDMAYEAQKELNAFIAAQEIASTSYSLHVKKVDEASIRITQDITLQMKRAFNIGIFIIVVIVITLLLKFVAKRYIKDNERFYTANKIINFLNVTLILLILLFSYIENVSYLVTVLGFASAGIAIAMKDWFMSILGWMVIIFGGSFHVGDRIKVKKDGLAYVGDIIDISLLRMTLLEDITLTSYMENTRSGRVFFIPNNLIFSSVISNYTHGTMRTVWDGINIYITFDSNHKKAVHLAREITKKYAKGYTDIARKQLNLLRNQYSLKNTNVEPRIFSFVEAQGFCINCWYMTNSYAALALRGTIGCEIIDAFNQEEDITIAYQTQNINIAQQQRPSSPPDTPKSPDEKSLF; the protein is encoded by the coding sequence ATGCCTAAAAAAATTCTGTGGCTTATTTTTCTTACATGTAACCTTCTTTTAGCCGAAACCAACACGACATCTAAGCTTGAAGAGAGCATCAAAACCGAAGCACTGCGCCAAAAAATTACGGCAATTGATGAAGCGATTAAAGACAACTTGTGGTTTAAGCGCTATGGCAACTACTTAAGTTACCAAAAGCTCATCGAAGAGCTCTCCACCGTTGATGCTGAAGTCAAAAAAATCAAAAATGCGAAAGATAAAGCCTCGATTGAAAAACGCGAACGATTGGTGAGTAAACAAGAGTCTCTTGAAAAACAGATCGAGCTGTTGCAGGAGTTTAAAAACTCACCGTTTAGCAAGATGGTTGAATCCATTGAGCTGGAGAGTTACCCTAAAATCACCAACCCTTTTGCGATTATCTCAGCGCTTTCATACATTAAAAAAATCAAACAAGAGAGTGCTGACTACCATGCCCGCATCGATCGTTTGGACTTTTTGGTTGGAAAACTCAGAGAAAAACTCGCGTTAATTGAAGAGATCAACCAGATCGAGCCAATCATCACGAACGAAGATATGGCGTATGAAGCGCAAAAAGAGCTTAACGCGTTTATCGCCGCGCAAGAGATTGCGAGTACGAGTTACTCTTTACATGTAAAGAAAGTGGACGAGGCGAGTATTCGCATTACCCAAGACATTACGTTGCAAATGAAACGGGCGTTCAACATCGGTATTTTCATTATTGTGGTCATTGTCATCACGCTTTTACTCAAATTTGTTGCCAAACGTTACATCAAAGACAATGAGCGTTTTTACACCGCCAATAAGATCATCAATTTTCTGAACGTCACGCTGATTTTGCTGATTTTGCTCTTTTCGTACATCGAGAATGTCTCCTACCTTGTCACCGTTTTAGGATTTGCCTCTGCGGGTATCGCGATTGCGATGAAAGACTGGTTTATGAGCATCTTAGGCTGGATGGTCATCATTTTTGGTGGCAGTTTTCACGTGGGAGATCGCATCAAAGTCAAAAAAGATGGACTCGCATATGTGGGCGACATCATCGATATTTCACTGCTTCGTATGACGTTACTTGAAGATATTACGCTCACATCATACATGGAAAATACACGTTCAGGAAGGGTTTTCTTTATTCCCAATAATCTTATATTTTCCTCCGTCATTTCCAACTATACCCACGGCACGATGCGTACGGTTTGGGATGGCATTAATATCTACATCACGTTTGATTCCAACCACAAAAAAGCGGTGCATTTAGCGCGCGAAATCACGAAAAAATACGCCAAAGGCTACACTGACATTGCACGCAAACAGCTCAACTTACTGCGCAATCAGTACAGCCTCAAAAACACCAATGTCGAGCCTCGTATTTTCTCATTTGTCGAGGCACAAGGATTTTGTATCAACTGTTGGTACATGACCAATTCGTACGCAGCACTCGCCCTTCGTGGTACCATTGGTTGCGAAATCATCGATGCGTTCAATCAAGAAGAGGACATCACGATCGCTTACCAAACACAAAATATCAACATTGCTCAGCAACAACGCCCCTCATCTCCACCGGATACGCCAAAGAGTCCTGATGAAAAAAGTCTTTTTTAA
- the mtaB gene encoding tRNA (N(6)-L-threonylcarbamoyladenosine(37)-C(2))-methylthiotransferase MtaB → MKKVFFKTFGCRTNIYDTQVMMANLSDFEVTEVENEAQIIVVNSCTVTNGADTGVRSYINHATKEGKKVIIAGCGAISKGESLFSQNKVFGVMGHSEKAHINTLLKQESPFYEIGDLTSLDETIVHEYTGKTKAFIKIQEGCNFRCSYCIIPYVRGNARSQDEGKIIEQVQKLALNGYGEFVLTGTNIGSYGKDKGSSLGKLVQRLGAIRGVRRIRLGSIEPVQIDESFREILSEPWLERHLHVALQHTSERMLELMRRRNNVKRDLELFHELSERGFALGTDFITGHPGESDEIWQEAYTTLEQFPLTHLHAFTYSKRDGTPSSTMKPEVKGDVAKERLKSIETLVESKNMTFRQKKSEIPLNVLVEEHKDDHYIGYDQFFNKVIIKSNRDLLKEWVTIENYEIQQEANYAHF, encoded by the coding sequence ATGAAAAAAGTCTTTTTTAAAACCTTCGGGTGTCGCACCAACATCTACGACACCCAAGTAATGATGGCAAATCTGAGCGATTTTGAAGTGACGGAAGTAGAAAACGAAGCGCAGATCATCGTGGTCAACTCCTGTACGGTGACCAATGGTGCCGATACGGGTGTGCGAAGCTACATCAACCACGCGACCAAAGAGGGCAAAAAAGTCATCATCGCAGGATGTGGCGCGATCAGCAAAGGGGAGAGTCTTTTTAGCCAAAACAAGGTGTTTGGTGTAATGGGACACTCTGAAAAAGCGCACATCAACACGCTTCTCAAACAAGAGAGCCCGTTTTACGAAATCGGCGATCTAACGTCTTTGGACGAAACCATTGTGCACGAATACACAGGCAAAACCAAAGCATTCATTAAGATTCAAGAAGGGTGCAATTTTAGATGTTCTTACTGCATTATTCCCTACGTTAGAGGCAATGCGAGAAGTCAAGATGAGGGCAAGATCATCGAACAAGTGCAAAAACTAGCCCTCAATGGCTACGGTGAATTTGTGCTCACGGGTACGAACATCGGTAGCTACGGCAAAGACAAAGGCAGTTCTCTTGGAAAACTCGTGCAACGATTAGGCGCCATTCGAGGAGTTCGTCGTATTCGTCTTGGAAGCATTGAGCCTGTACAGATCGATGAGAGTTTTCGTGAGATACTCAGTGAGCCGTGGTTAGAGCGCCATTTACATGTAGCGCTTCAACACACCTCTGAGCGTATGCTAGAACTCATGCGAAGGCGCAATAATGTCAAGCGTGACTTGGAGCTTTTCCACGAACTTAGCGAACGTGGGTTTGCGCTAGGAACCGATTTTATTACAGGACATCCAGGTGAAAGTGACGAGATTTGGCAGGAAGCCTACACGACATTGGAGCAGTTTCCACTCACGCATCTGCACGCATTTACCTACTCCAAACGTGATGGAACGCCCTCAAGCACGATGAAACCAGAGGTCAAAGGCGATGTGGCGAAAGAGCGCCTCAAGAGCATCGAAACGCTTGTAGAGTCGAAAAACATGACTTTTAGGCAAAAAAAGAGTGAAATACCTTTAAATGTCTTGGTCGAAGAGCACAAAGACGACCACTACATCGGCTACGATCAGTTTTTCAATAAAGTCATTATCAAAAGCAATCGCGACTTGCTTAAAGAGTGGGTTACGATCGAAAACTACGAGATTCAACAGGAGGCGAACTATGCGCACTTTTAA